A stretch of the Candidatus Edwardsbacteria bacterium genome encodes the following:
- the tsaD gene encoding tRNA (adenosine(37)-N6)-threonylcarbamoyltransferase complex transferase subunit TsaD, translating to MMVLGIESSCDETSASLVQDGKIVLSNVIYSQLIHQQYGGVVPELAARDHLNRVSQVAEEALTKAGIDHGRLDLIAVTNKPGLAGALLVGYSYAQGLAMSLGKPLVPVNHVAGHIYTAFLSRPDLDLPLVALAVSGGHTSLFYMDRDQKISLLGQTLDDAAGEAFDKSAKMMGLGYPGGPLIESQAAKNKIKPVKFPRALLGQDSLDFSFSGLKTSVLNYLQSRGAGALSEEETSSICAGFQEAVFEVLIEKLRRASLLTNCQTLTVGGGVAANGALRGKLQLFAEREKKTMILPGRELCTDNAAMIACCGYHLYRNSSDKQFEYKVSARAVWPRYQTS from the coding sequence ATGATGGTACTGGGGATCGAGAGCTCCTGCGATGAGACCTCGGCCAGTCTGGTGCAGGACGGAAAGATCGTTTTAAGCAACGTGATCTATTCTCAGCTGATCCACCAGCAATACGGCGGGGTGGTGCCGGAGCTGGCGGCCCGGGATCATCTGAACCGGGTATCCCAGGTGGCGGAGGAAGCTTTGACCAAAGCCGGGATTGACCATGGCCGACTCGATCTGATAGCGGTCACCAACAAACCCGGCCTGGCCGGGGCCCTGCTGGTGGGGTACAGCTACGCCCAGGGACTGGCCATGAGCCTGGGAAAACCGCTGGTTCCGGTGAATCACGTGGCTGGCCACATCTATACCGCTTTTTTAAGCCGGCCGGATCTTGATCTGCCGCTGGTGGCACTGGCGGTCTCCGGCGGACATACCTCGCTGTTTTACATGGACCGCGATCAAAAAATATCCCTGCTGGGCCAGACCCTGGACGATGCCGCCGGCGAGGCTTTCGATAAGTCCGCCAAGATGATGGGGCTGGGCTATCCCGGCGGTCCGCTGATAGAAAGCCAGGCGGCGAAAAATAAGATCAAGCCGGTGAAATTTCCGCGGGCCCTGTTGGGGCAGGACAGCCTGGATTTTTCGTTCTCCGGCCTGAAGACGTCGGTGCTTAATTACCTGCAGAGCCGGGGGGCCGGTGCTCTTTCGGAAGAGGAGACCTCCTCCATCTGCGCCGGTTTTCAGGAGGCGGTATTTGAAGTGCTGATAGAAAAGCTGCGAAGGGCCTCACTCCTGACGAACTGCCAAACCCTGACGGTGGGTGGGGGTGTGGCGGCCAACGGAGCCTTGCGGGGTAAACTCCAGTTATTTGCCGAGCGGGAGAAAAAAACCATGATACTTCCCGGGCGGGAGCTTTGCACCGACAATGCCGCCATGATCGCCTGTTGTGGTTACCATCTTTACCGTAATTCGTCCGATAAACAATTTGAATATAAAGTGAGCGCCAGGGCAGTTTGGCCAAGATATCAAACTTCATGA